One Oryctolagus cuniculus chromosome 7, mOryCun1.1, whole genome shotgun sequence genomic window, TCACACTCCTTGGTGATCGCGAGAGACGAGGCCGAGACGGAGAAGGAGAAGCTGAGGAAGCTGCCCGAGTACAACCCCCGGACCCTCTGAGGGGCGGCGCCCCCTCGCGGCAGCGGTCACTCCACGTGCACTGGGACGGGAAGACCGGACGAGCGACGGGAAAGCGAGAGTCGGCGCAGGTGCATTATTGTTAGGCTCCCCGAGGTTCCGTTTTCTAAGCGATCCCACGTTGACGACCTTTTTCTGTAGGCTTTCCCAAGTGGTCCCCCTCATGTCGAATTAaaacacctgcacctgctcccatctACCTGCCACTCCCGCGGCGGGGCAGCCACTGCAGTCTGGGCTTTCATTTCGCTAGTTTGTTTTGTAagtttcttcttctctcccagcTGTAATTAGCATTGTGACCTGCGGGGGAGACCGACTGCCCTTCTCCCAGAACGGCTGTCCCTTGTCCCCAACGGCTCCGGGCCCTGGTGGTCGCTCGGCTCCCTCCCCTGGGCTACCTGTCAGTCCCCCAGCGTCCCAGCATCGGCCGGGTCCCCCTGGCGGGGGCTCGGGGTCTGTGTGTAGCCATTTTTATCTACTTTAGCTGTAAAAGAGGTCCAAATGCAAATCAGGCGACTGTGGGCAGAGGCGGGGGTGCGTGTCCGCGGGGGTCCTGCCGGGCGGCCCCCGGTGCAGCCAGGGCCTCGGCGTCACCCACGATCGCTGAAGAGACGCCGAgcggccccagctcctctgccgcCAGCCCCGGCGCCGCGTGCTTCCTCCGCGTCCCCGCCCCCGGCTGGAGCCACCCTCCTCGGGGTCTCTGCTCTGCCGGCTCGCGCTCTGTGGTCCCGCGTGCTTGCCTCTGGTACCAAATAGTCGGGCTGACGGACGGGGCCCTCCACTCCTGCGTGTCCGCGGACAGCGCGGCcgcaccctctccctcccctgaccAAGTGCCCCGGGCCCGTCGCCGGTGTCACGTGCCCCGCGCCACGTGAGTGACGAGGTGCCTTTCCCGGAACCCTCCTCTCGGGCTCCTGGTTTGCCGAGGGTCCGGACTGGTTTGGGTGCTTTAACTAGAGTTTTAGTTGCGTGGTGCTTGGGGGGCCGGGGTAGGACTTTGGCGTGAGACTGGGGTGGCTGGGACAGTTAACACTGCTCTTTGGAAAACTGTTTGGCTTTTTGCTATTGTTACCACTTGTCGCTGTCTCGATGTTACAAATGCCAAAAATGATCTAGGTCATCATTGcttttctccctgtcttcccACCCCAGTCCCTCCTGCAGGGGCTGCCCCCGTGGGGCGCTGACGCGAGGGGGCTCAGCACTGCCGTCCCGGCCCCGCAGCCCCCGGGCTCCCGCTCAGCTAACCTGACGCGTCCACGTGGCCCCGACGGGTTGCCCGGATGGTCTTCCCCGGCCTGGGGCTCGGGCGGCTGCTCTTTGTCCCgctgcagcctctgccccagcGCACAGCGTTGCAGGGGCCGAGCTGGGCTTGGAGCTCGGAGCGGGCGAGACAAACCTGCAGCTGCCGCCGCCTTCCCTGGCAGCGCCCCGCTCCTCCTCCGCGCTCCCGGGGAGAGGCACCGGGGCCCCTGCCGCTTCTGACCAGTCTTCCAGATCGGGGGGAAGGGCAGCCGAGGCGAGGGCGGGACTTGGTCGAAGGTGCCTGGTTTAGTGCTGtaattgtcttatttttttttatatatatatttctcggagtaaacattttaaataaactgcATCATTGTTTACTCGGGCTTGGCTCTCGCGTTTCCCTGGTGGTGGAACCCAGCACGGGCACCTGCTGTGTTCAAGCGGAAcgtgggccccggcacccacagaAAGGGCTGTCGGCAGGGGACCGCTGCAGGGAGCGCCCGGGCCTGGACCGTGCTggggagtgggtggcaggggccgccAGTGCCTCAGCTGCCTGGCTTGGAAGGTGCCACGGGGTGGGGACATCCGGGACTGACAGGAGTTGGGGGCCGAGGCACGTGCCGGGGGCTTGGAAAGGTTTCGGGGAAAGTGGGATGAAAAGGCCCACATGCTTTGGTGTAAAATCTTGGAAATCTCtgcaggaactttttgaagaccctgtgttCATACCTGGTCCAGCTCCACCCGGTGTTTGGCGTTGGCTGCTCCTTGTGTGCAGTGTGGCCAAgcagccaccagggggcagcaggcaccAGTGCTGGGTTCACAGGGCAGGAGCCGGTCCCTTCCCACAGCATGGCTCCCAGGCTTCTCCTGGGCCCCACTGCAGGGTTCCAGACTGGGGCATCGTATAGGTCGTGGCCACCTGCAGCCAGCGGTGTCTGGCACAGGTCCTGGACATCACCGGGTGCTGATGGCATTGGCTGCCGTGCGCTGGGGTCCCTGCCTTTgtcacccctgccctggggcccccaGGTGGGCGGTGTCCACAGGATGGGTGgcagccggggggtggggggtcctgtcccagccccctGCCATGTTGTAAGGACGGGGACCTGAAGGCCACAGGTCCATGGTACCAGGAGCGCGGCGGCACCAGGAGGGCCTCCCgtccctcagcagccagggcccagggaaggtgggaggaggcagcagcagtcTCATTAGATGTTcgagaggcagggagagtgacagaccccagtcccacctgctgggtcactccaaGTGCCCAGAATGGCTCCGGCTGGACtgggccggagccaggaacccGGCTGCCtgggccaccactgctgcctcccaggtgtgccctGGAGGGCGCTGGGATCCAGAGAGCTAGGCCGTGAGCAAGGCACTCCCATCGGGAATGTTGGGAGTCCCGAGGGGCACCTTAACTAAGCCTACCACCCTTGGTCCATCAAGAACTGGAGGGGGCCGTGGTGGGaacacgtgggaggcctggggtctgcggagccccagctgcccgcccccaccctgggcccccAGGCACCTGCATCCCCAGCAGTGTGCTCGGCCTTGGCGGAGCTGGCTTCCCAGGGCCGCGTGCTCAGCCCAGCAGGAGGCACCCACGGGGCGTGGGCAGCACGGGGGAGCCTCCTGGGCACTCGGGAGCAGCAGCGTCCCGAGCCCTGGCCGCTGCCTTATGCCCTCGCGCTGCGGGGACGCACAGAGCTGTCGGACTCCTGACGGCTGCCCCACCTTGGCACTGGCCACTAGACGCCCACAACCTGGGGGGTGCGGCCCGGACGGCTTCCACAACCCCCAGTCCACCACAGGTGTGTGCTGACGGGCatccagcaggtgcccaggggtaACGCTTCCTGGATGAGGGCGGAATGGGGCTCCCTAGCGGCCCTGGTGGAGGTAGGAGGGGAGGGAACGGCCACCATTGGTGGGTTCCCCCCTTGGATCCAGAACCCACCCCCTACTGCAAGAACCCACGCAGGAACTGCAGGACGCCATCCGCTGACCTGTCCCCTCGCGTTGGGTCCCGAGGCCTGTTCTGTGTCAGCCCAGCCAGTGCGGACCCTGAACCCCGAGGCTCCCCACACACAGTGGCAGAGGCTGCCTGTAAAGCGCTGGGGCCGGGgcccacgtgcgagacccggGGCAGCTCATCCAGAACAGGCCGCCATCCCCACCCCGTCCCCGCCCTGTCTGCCGTGACCCACCCAAGAGCAGTGGGCAGAGCTCCGTCTTGGGGTCCCAGCTCTGCGgtcctagctgtgtgaccctgggtgaaCCACACCTGACTGAGGGCGGGGAAGGCTGAGAGAGCGGGTGGCACAGGATTCAGCGTCCAATGGCCACCCCACACCGAGGACACTGATGCCCCCATTCTGGCACCCTGGGAAGACCCGAGCCCATTCTATAGCTGTAACACAGGCCGGCCCCGGGCCCAGCTCCGCCTCCAACTTGCTGAGGAATGGGGACCAGGCAGCCAGTGGCCTTCTCGGGCCCACCTTGCCCACTGGAGGGTGCCCCTAACACAGGCAACTGGCCAGAAGCAGTCAGGCGGCTCTGAGCCCTGGACTGGGCGCTTCAGCCCCCGTGAGCATCAGCCCAGGGTTGTCCTTGCTGAGGCCAGCCGCCCACCGGGCCTGGCCCCTCCAGCTGGCCCCAGATGCCAGGGTGGCCCTCTCCGACCTGGGCTGTCCCATCCGGCTCCAGTCAGAAGCATTTGGAAGATTGCATCCGTCCACTCCCCCCTctgaagatgggggggggggttgcaggcaggggggaggggaaggggcaggaagaAGGGGTGGCACCTCCACCCAAGCTGGCCCTCACCAAGGACCACCCGCACACACTCGCCCCTGCCCCAAAACAGAGGCCACCAAGCCAAAGTGCATTGGGAAGCACGAGCTTTATTTGCTCTTTGGTGAACACTTGGGTGGGGGACAGCTcgtcccaccccctccccgtgCCCCCAAGGGGTGGAGCGGGTGGTGTTTGGTATATGGCTGCACCCGAGGGGGCGGGGCGAGCAAGGCACAGAAGGGGCCCCGGAACCAAGCGGTGGGGGGAGGTGGGCGCTGGTGCCGGCCACTCTAGGGCGTCATGTTCCACCACTTGAAGGCAAAGGGCACGCGGCGGATGTTGGCGCAGGCGCAGAAGTCGCCCACCTGGGTCAGGTAGCAGTCGAAGTCGTCGATGAAGCTGCACTTGAAGCCCAGGGGCTCCAGCAGgcggcacagctcctgctccaggcagcagctgccctTGATCTGGGGCCCAAAAGGCTTGGGGACCCCCAGGTTCTTGTCCATCACAATCATCTGCAGCTGTCGGGAGAGTGGCTGGGGTCTGGACAGGATCATGGCCtcgagacccccccccccccaagcaagGGGTGACTGGGGCCAAGAGACCCGCCCCCCTCCCAAGCAAGGGGTGCCCGGGGCCAAGAGACCCGCCCCCCTCCCAAGCAAGGGGTGCCCGGGGCCAAGAGACCCGCCCCCCTCCCAAGCAAGGGGTGCCCGGGGCCAAGTGTAGGGCACACCCCGCTTCTGCTGAGACAGCCGCTGGCGTCCTCTCCTGCCTGTGCTCatgcagacatcactaatcaaccTCAGAACCTGATGTGTGTTTATCTTCCAGGAGCTCCCACTGTTTTCCTGCCTGGCTTTGGCGACTTTCCCCAGCTGCCGGCTGACTTCCCTGTACCTTTCCCAGCTCGGCTCTTCCCTTCCTCAGAGGCACTTCTCTGGCTGTTATGCCTACCCTCCTCTTCCCCGCCCTGGCCCAGGGGCTCTGCCAGCTCCCATCCCAGGCCCAGGGGACGCCCCTGGGAGACTGGAGGGTGCAGGGCCTGTGTCCCCAGGACCTCAGGATTCACCTGTTTGGGGGCCATGAATAAAAGTGAGAGCTTGGGCTTGGAGTAGAAGGGGCCTCCCGCTCTCGCCTGCCAGCTCTGCACTGCCCACCTTCCGTCTACACTCTCTGTAGAGATGATGCTACACCTCCAAGCTGCTGCGCTGAGCCTGGGCACGGGGGCAGGAAGCCCCTGCCCTCTGGGGACTGGCCCAGGTCTcaccgccagcagcccccccgcACCTCGTGCTGGGGCGTCCGGCCCGCCCCACACCCCTCACCAGGTCGGGGAAGTACGGCCTCGCCAGGGGCTTCCGGCTCTGCTGCTCGGACGGCACGTTGCTCAGCTGCTCCAGGCAGAAGAGCTGAGGCACCTCGACGATGTCCTCTTCCGCCAGGCCCAGCTCCGACTTCAGGATGGTGCGGTTCAGGCGGAGGCACTTCTGGGGCGGGGCCGGCAGAGGGGgaaggtgggtgtggcctggcgcagccctcaCCACGCAccaggagccctgtgtgctgccagccgccgccgccgcaggcaGCTCCCGTTCCCCAGGGAGGGATGCCTGGGAGGCTCGGGCCCCGTGACTCAGGTCCACGGCTTGGGCCCCAGCGCCTAGTCCCGAGCCCACGGTGCCACGGGCCCTTCCAGCCATCCACCCCGCCCAGAGTGGGGACCTGGACGGTGGCAGGGGCAGACGCGCCTTCAGGCTCAGGCCCGCAGCTCTCCCTCCTTCCCGAGGAAGGCACATGAACAGCACCATCTGGCCGCTGTCCCAGGGAGGTGCTGGGCGGCGAGGCTTCAGCCGATCTGAGGGGGTCTCCATGCAGGGCAGTCCCCTGCGCCCCACACCTAGGCAGTCCTGCGCGAGGATAGGCTCCGAGACCCTCGTTCCCACACCGGCTGCACGCACCCCGCGGGGCCAGCTGGCCTGCTTTGCAGAGGTCAGGGCCCTGTGCACCGTGGCACAGGACACTCAGGACccagggagccagcagctttgCCCAGTGCCACCTTGGGCCAGAAacggccccgccccgggcctcagcctccccttccagcagctggagcagctgtGGGCTCGCGGCTCCTCACAGCCAGGGAGTGAGTCACATGCCACGGATTGGAGGGCCCGATGGCCCCGGGCCCCCAGCTCGGGACTGTCATGCCGTGTTGGGGCGGCGCTGGTCTTTCTGGGTCGGATACTATGGTGCTCAGAggtggcaggaggcaggcagggtgtGAGCCGAGCCACTTCTGGCAAACACCAGGCTTGAGTGACAGAGCGGCCAGAGCGTGACCCTGGGAGTCACACGCCGCTCCCCAGCTGGATGGCAGAGGTCAGGGACTTGGCCCCGAGCTGCACCGCCTTCCTACAGGGATGGGTTTTACCAGACAGGGTTGTTCCCGGACTTGAATGACGCcttggcacagcaggtgctcagttagGCACTTGTCTAGGCTGCCAGGGCGTTTGACTGGGGCGAAGAGCCAGGGGGACTCATCCCAAGGTGCATGAAGCTGGCTGAACAAGCAGGAGCCGCTGAAGGCCCCTGTGCCGCGTACCAGCCCCTGTCCCACCCTGGGCGTCCAGATCTGGCCCCCTGGCCATGTTGGATTGGCTCCTTGGAAAGGGGTCACCACATAGGCTATTTCTTCCAAGAGTGAGGTGCACCTGCTGGTCTGGGCTCCTCTGGTCTCCCCAGGGTGGCACCGGTCAGTGCCAGCCTCAGGTCTGGTTCATATCAGGGTGTGGAGGAAAGGGTGGCTGGcagctgtcccccccccccgccccgtttCTAGCAGCAGTGGGTCAGAACCTCCCCGTAGGacccacagtgcccgccccttcTTGGGCAAAGTCCCCCGCAGCCACGGCTGCAGCCCCTACCTCCACGTAGTCGTTCTGCTTCCTCAGGCTCTCGTCGGCGAGCAGCTGATTGATGGTGCGGGCCTcccttcctgggggggggggggcggggggggcggggaggcggaggctgcagggctgggcaaCACAAGGGACCTCGCACAAGTTGGGGAAGGCGGAATTGCACAGAAGTGTGGGAGCGAGCATTGGACCTGAGGTTACGTCTGAGTGCTGGGTGCCCAGCTCGGCTCCTGAACCCGATTTCCTCGAGGCACACCCCAagaggtaactgggttcctgccattcacgtggggagacctgggttgaggtcccagctcctggcttcagcccagcctaacctcggttattgtaggcatttggggaaagaaccaaggGACAGGAGCTGTCTGAGTTTTTGGGCCAGTGACCACATGAGTTGCTTGGTTGGTCTCCagctgcctgccccccaccccaccccctcacaTCTGGGGGCTGCTCAGAGTCTACACCAGGAAGCCCAGGCAGGATTTTattgccagcggccaccttgtCCCCGGTTTGgggcaggcagcccagggccccttgGCAGAGCGACTTTGTCGTCTACTCAGCTGGAGCCCCCTATGCATTACTGGGCCTGTACGACCTCACGACCATGACCTTGACTGGGCTACGCTACTCTAGGACCCTCTGCTCCAgtctcggggcgggggggggcagggaggcccagTTCAGGCCCCAGCTCCAAGCAGACACATGGCCGAGGGTGTGCTGCGTGCCAAAGAGACCACCGTCTCCCTCCCATCAGGTCGTGATCAGAAGATCGCTGACCCCAGCCCCAAGGCCCCAGCAGGGTTGGAGCAGGTGGGCTCCTGTTCCCAGGGGGCTGAAACTGCTGGTCCTCACAGCACAGCTGGGGTGTCGAGGGTCCAGGGAGCGCCCCAACATCTCAGCCCCTTTCTGGGGAGAGGGGTCTCCTCTGTGCGTTCCCACGGCATTCAGATCAGAACTGCTGTGGTCCCAGCCGTGCAGTCCCAGGGGCCGAGTGCTTAACCCCACATTGCCTGGGCAAATCTAGACCCTAGCACTCACAGTGCCCACATGCCCATCAAGTCACTGGCACATACTTCAGGGACTTCTGGTCTACCTGTGCTGACCAGTCTTGGAGCAGAACCAGGGGTTTGAAAGCAGAAGCTCCAGACGCTGTTaggctgccctgggctcctgctaccaaGCAGGACCGAGGAGAGCATGACCGTCTACAGGGACCCCCACAGAAGGGACCTGGCCCTTCCCCCCCGGAGGGACCCCTTGCTCACCATTAGAGAGGAGCTGGTCCCCTCTAACACCCTCAAATAGCACCGCATCCCCGTAGccttccttctgcttctccttGAAGAGGTTgtagcaggagctggggctggccaggagcagcaggaagcCCTAGGGGACAAACACCGAGGGTCAGAGGTCAGGTCCCTTCGCCCCTAGAAGATTCTGGAAGTCCCCAGCAGAAGGTGCGGGCGACATGGCAGATGTGCCCTCCAGCTGCCCACGCACACCTTCTTGCTCCTACTCTTGTCGTCCGTGGGGACGAAACACATGAACTCGTCCACGTGGCCCGACATCAGCCAGTCCGAGAAGAGTTCCACGGGCGCCTGGACCTGCTGGGCATAGAGGAAGTCCCGGAGGCTCTTGCTCATGGCCCGGCCCTCCACGCTGGAAGGAAATGGAAGAGCCGTGATCCAGCAGGGTCCCGGTCAGCTGCCTGCCTACTGCAGAGGGTCAGGCTGCCACCTGGGGCCCGGCTGCCCTGACCTTTGGGTAGAAGTGGCCGGTCAAGGGCTGGTTGGCCAAGAATCCCTTTCTCGGACCCAAATCAAGACTGAGCCTAGTGATCCCTGACAGACAGGCCCACAAGACCCAGGCGTCTCCTGGTCTTAGACCTACAGTCATGGTGAAGGTCAACCACGCATGTTATAGACACaccacctgcagggggcgctaGGACCAGCCGAAGTCCCATAACCAAAGAAACTTTAGTCTCCTGCATGGATTAGACTAAGGAGCCCTCCTATCTCACGGGGTAAGAGACGCCCCAGAGCAAACCCCCTGCTGAGcttcacgggggggggggggttgggggagggggaatagGGTGGAGCCAGGTGAACCCCAGGGTCCTCCCCCGCAGTTTGAGGGGTCTGGCCCCTTGCCTCACCTGGGGTAGAAGCTGCTGCCAATGAGGACCCTGCCGAGGGGGTACTCCTTCTCCTGCACCTGGACGGGCGGGGACACCATCAGGTTCCCGATGGAATCCATACTGGCCACCCTGTGGTCCTCGGTGTGCTGGATCACGTAGCCAACGCCAGGGCTCTGGAAGGAGACCCGGCcctgaggaaggagggagggaggggccggaaGCCCCCACCTGCCACCTAATGCCGACTCCCAGggagcaccccacccccaccacagggCACCCGCACCCTCTCCCTCGGGGCCCATCACTCTGGCCAGGCACCAGGCCGATGAGGTCGGACCACACCCGGATCAGCCCAACCGAGCCCCACACCAGCGAGTATTTCATGGGGAAGTCTTCCAGCTTGGTGGCCCTGGGGGTGTCGAGGATCAAGGAAACCGTCTTGTGCGGAGCCTGGGTGTAGCAGAAGGCCATCTCgtcctgggggaggagagagaacggACAGTGAGGTCCCCTCACCCCAGCCGCCTTCCTGCCCGGGTCCGGCCCGCCAGCCGCACAGCTGCCCAGGAAGGGGAGCGACGAGAACCCCCACTTCCCGCCAGCTCCTGCTCGGCCCTCCAAACCCAGCTTCTCAGAGGCCTCCTCTGGACCCTTCCGTAAGCAGGTTCCTTCTCTCCATGTCTGCGCCCAGTGTGCCAACGTCTCGCTGGCTTTATCTCAAAAATACCCACGCCAAGTCAACTCATCCCGGGTGCCGCCCGAGAAGTCACTGCCAGGCCTTCCAACCGAACTTCTGTTCTTGCCCGCTTCCGAGATCCACTCCCTACCCCTGAGCCAGAGGGGTCTGTTAAAAAGTTAAGTCACagagccgatgctgtggcgtagtgggtaaaacccctgcctgcagcgccagcatcccatatgggcgccagttcgagtcctggctgctccacttccgatccagctctctgctgtggcctgggaaagcagtggaagatggcccaagtgcttgggccctgcacccgcgtgggagacctggaagaagttcttagCTTAAGATcggcttagccccagctgttacggccatttgggggagtgaaccagccatggaAGAAGTcagtctgtctctacctctctaactttcagataaacaaaactttaaagaaaaaaattaagtcacgacctctccctcccctggcTCATACCTTTCTGTGTCGCCCTGATTTGCTGTGGATTTCTAGTCCTTACCTGGCCTTACAACGTCCCTAGTGCTCAACGTAGCACTGCCTGCCCCTCCTTCTGGGACCCGGCCACACTGGCCCTTCCAGGCCCGGAATCCCCTGGTAGACGCCCACATCACCATCCAAGTCAGCCTCtgctccgccccctccccacccctgccccaatcCCGGCAGGAAGACCCCCCACCCATCCTCACTTCACTGAAGGTTTCCCCGAcgccccaccctgcccagctgGCTCGAGTCACTCACACAtgcccctaaccctaaccctaaccccacccccccagccttAGACCGCTAACCTCACACAGCAGGTGCGGAACCTGTCCCCCTCTTCTCACGTGCGCTCAGCACACAATTGCACGAGTATTTGTGAAGACAGGACAACACCCCAGACCCCAAGGCTAGGCTGGGCTCTAGCCCTCCCGCTGTGCCGGGGTCAGGCACGACCCCGCAGCGGTGGCCGGGTCCTGGcagcccagagctgcaggcatCAGGACCAGGGCCCTTCCAGATCGGGCAGGAGGGTGGAGTCCATTTTCATCCCTTGTGGCTATGGCTCAGGCGAgtccttccccccctccccccctgtGGCACTCAGGTTTGCGCGAGAGCCCCATGTATAGGACGCGTCCGgtcccccggcccccgcccacAGGTGGGTGTTACCTGGAGCCACCTGCCCAGGCGGTTGGGGTCCTCGTAGACAGAGGCCAGCTGGCTGTTGCTCTTCTCGCTCAGCTCGGTCACCATGTTCACAAAACCCTGGAGCTGCAGCTCTCTGCCCAGAGAGAGGAGTTGGCCGTGACCGCCacgtcccggggtggggggggcacttCCTGACCCCCAGCTCAGAGCCTGTTGTCCAGCGCCACTCCACTCAGTTGAAGAAATGCCAGCgacagcccctgccctggccgcCCGGCACCTTCAGTCACTCTGCACCTGCGCTGTGACccgtggcccagctctgctgtgtcaGCGGACCCAAAGGTACTGGCTCCTCTTCCGTCCTCATGGGTGGTATCCCGCCCCCCCCTCTGAGCAGCCAAGCAGCTGGGGTTCCTGGAGGTGGCCAGCAGAGGGCGTGTTTGCACACAGCCAGCGGCAGGCATGGGCTCAGGGATctcagcaccccctccccccacagcaccaggctggggctcagaacagatatcctggggccagcgctctggcgcagtgggttaaagcccaggcctgcagcgccggcatcccatatggggtcatGGCCCGCCTTGCTCTTCTCCCTCCCTGGTGCTGGGGTCCCCAGGCTCCTGACCATCCTAGGGCAGGCCTGGCAGTCCAGCTGGGGAAGTTCCAGGTTCCCTAGAGGTGTGGTCTGGACCCACCGGCCCCATGTAGACAGAGGAGGGAGCCCGGCGCAGGTGCCCAAGGGTCTCTCACCTGCACAGGTACACCTCGAGGGGCATCTGGGTGCTGGGGGTGAAGATGCAAGGAGCTACGCGGAACACGACCGTGTCCTTGTACACCGGGGTCTCTGGAATCGACTGTGACAGAAGACGAGGTCTCGCTGtgacctggcttcctggctccctcccccagggccccacccacCTCTGGAAGCCATAGCTCCACCCACAGAGCTGCAGCCCCCCCATCCCGCACTCAACGTGGGAGAtggcctgggcccagggctcCTCGGCGACCTGGGGACGTACCGGGTCTTCGGACTCCTCCACCAAGGAGGCCGAGTAGGAAATGAGGCCCGAGAAGCTGGCAGACGGGAACTCTGTAGCTTCAAGGTAGAAGGTCTCCTTCAAGGGGTTCTCGATGGAGGTGAAGGTGTAGGAGTGCCGGCCAGGCCCCAGCACCAGCTCGAAGGCACTGGAGCTGTCTtctaggagaggagagagaagggccgGGCCAGCTGCGGGAAGCGCCTGGTGCCAGCCAGCACACCTGCCGGCTAGGGCACGTGGGCACCAGGAGCGCAGGGACCGGGTGGACTCACTCCCTCCATTTGTGGCATTTAGGGCCCCGGAAACAATCAGCCATTTGTTCAGGCAAGGGCCAGTTACTGTCCAGCACCCTCCAGAGGCCTGTCACCCATCAGGAGTAGGGACACAGGCGCAAGCACCCATCCCCGGGGCCTCGGCTCAGGGGGAAGTTAGGGGAGGAGATGGCTCTACTCTCGGACCTCAGACCACGAGGACAGCTCTTGGGAGGATTTCTTAACAAAGGCGGGCTTGACAGCCGCACCTGCAGGGGCCACCTGCTGACGGGGTGGGCCTCCGTGGACACCAAGGGTACTCGCGATCATCTGTGCTGAGTTCACTCATCGACTGCAGAAGCCTCACTGAGGCCGGGGGAGCCGACCCCAGTCAGCTAGATCAGGGATCAGCCTGACCCAAGGCCACCTCCCGTGTCCCTCCTGGGCCGCTCAGGCCTCCCCTGTGACCACCGGTGTCCTCCTCGCCGGTCTGACATGGCAGTGCAGCTCTGATGACGGCTGCTCCCGCGGGACCCCTCGGCTGGGTTCACCCTGACCTTGAGGCCCCCAGGGATGGTcactgtgcctctgtctctggtGTGCAGCATGCACGAGTCAGCCGCCTCGAGCCCCAGGGCCGCTGTGGCCACAGCCATCCCCTGGGCGCCACCCTGGTCCCCTCGTGCTGTGGCTGTGAGGGGTAGGGATCTTCCCTGGCCTTTCCTGGACTCCTAGAAGGCCTCGGGAGCCCCCAGGCCCTTTGAAgctcacccctgcccctcctcgcTCCAACTGCCCGCAGCCTCCCGGTTCTCCACAGCCGGGTCCTGCTCCAGCC contains:
- the PADI6 gene encoding protein-arginine deiminase type-6, with amino-acid sequence MSFQNTLRLSPDSPVHAICVLGTEINLDLSRAAPDNCEFFTVSGSQRVLVNVCDVVITEKEAATIWQPLSDSTHVLVQMVSPSPAVDEDKVLVSYYRPKEEEPAATAVLYLTGIEVSLQVDVYRNGHMQVPTEKQEKEKWVWGPKGRGPILLVNTGPADVGQLIDKETNKVFLSDEIKNLSRMILNLQGPSCVLKKYRLVLHTSREEAEKARVYWPQKDSSSAFELVLGPGRHSYTFTSIENPLKETFYLEATEFPSASFSGLISYSASLVEESEDPSIPETPVYKDTVVFRVAPCIFTPSTQMPLEVYLCRELQLQGFVNMVTELSEKSNSQLASVYEDPNRLGRWLQDEMAFCYTQAPHKTVSLILDTPRATKLEDFPMKYSLSPGVGYVIQHTEDHRVASMDSIGNLMVSPPVQVQEKEYPLGRVLIGSSFYPSVEGRAMSKSLRDFLYAQQVQAPVELFSDWLMSGHVDEFMCFVPTDDKSRSKKGFLLLLASPSSCYNLFKEKQKEGYGDAVLFEGVRGDQLLSNGREARTINQLLADESLRKQNDYVEKCLRLNRTILKSELGLAEEDIVEVPQLFCLEQLSNVPSEQQSRKPLARPYFPDLLQMIVMDKNLGVPKPFGPQIKGSCCLEQELCRLLEPLGFKCSFIDDFDCYLTQVGDFCACANIRRVPFAFKWWNMTP